One Dysidea avara chromosome 8, odDysAvar1.4, whole genome shotgun sequence genomic window, TATTCCTCCCATCCTATTGTGTTATAAATGAAATTGCTAACCAGTATGGTACAGCACCTGTGGAAGATGATGACAAACTTGAGAGAGGGATTGTTGAGAGTGGAATTCGACGGAAAAGAATTCAACAATCTAAACAAAAACTACAATTACAAGATGATGCTGAAATTGATGAAACCATGTTGGATCCAGTGAGGCAGAGGAAGATTTTAGATGACATGAAGAGTGGAAGAAAGATGACAAGATCACAGTCAGTGGCAGCAACAGAACATGCTCATCCTCAGCCATACTCAATGTCACAATCATCTTCACCACATCACACACTTGATCGAGGTGACTCTGACCCTACCAATACTCATTCCTACGATCGACACAACTCTTACCACAGTGTCCATCATCTTTGTCAATATGACCCCCCAGCTGAAGTTATCCCATCCCAACATCTTACCTATTATTCATCACCTAGCAACTCAGCCAATATAGGGTACTTCCCcactgcatcacatgatcaccagGCTACAAGTCATGTCTCCTCTCATCTAATGATGAGATCTCCTTCACAGCAACACTACACACTTACAGACTGTGAAACAGCTAGTAACACAACTCCAGCTGTTAACAACACATCATCCTTGGATACTGTTATATCTGTTGGAGATCAAGTCACTTCTTCCTATGATGACCTACCACCAGAATCAGATGGACCAGCGGCTGTGGTAATAGGCAGTAGAGTAAAATATGGTGATCCTCCTTTGTATGGAGTAGTGCAATGGATAGGACGGTTGAACAATGATCCAATGGCTGGAGTAGAACTGGTCAGTGTTAGTAATAATAGTGATGTGATATTGTTTGGTTGTGTAGGAAGAGGAAGTAGACTGGGCTGGTGATGGCACTTTCAATGGAGTGTTATATTTCTCATCACCAAAGGGAAAGGGTGTGTTTGTATCACTGTCAGGATTACAGGTTGACGACAGACTGACCATCCCCAGCACAGGTAACATGCATAGCTAGAGTACAAATAGCTGACATGAATTACGTGTTTTAGTGGAGCCAGTAGACATCATTGAGCCTGGGGTTCGTGAAGAGCTTGCTGAAGTGAAGGGTCAACTACATCAGTTACAGAGACAACATGTGATGCTACAAGATCAATTCGTTACTCTACAACATCAGATCACCAGCCTCTATAATATGGTAGTGACCAGTAGGATGTGGCTGGTGTCCTGTGATGAGATAGAAATTAGAGAGGAGATTGACAGAGGAGCTTGGGCCACACTACACAGAGCCAAGTTCAGAGGAGCTACTGTGGCAGCCAAGTGTCTGCACAGTCTCATCAGTACTCCAGAAACTAGAGAGTTGTTTAAGAAAGAGATGGAGATGTGTCTCCTCTGTCAGCATCAAAATATCGTCACCTTCCTGGGTGCTACTCTTGATGACAATCCAGTGATGTTGATGGAACTAATGGACGTGTCTCTTCGCAAGGCACTCACTAATAATTACATTGACAATCACCACATCTTTGGGGTAAGCATTGACGTTGCTAGGGCACTGTTGTTCCTACACAGCTGGCTACCTCACCCAATAATTCATGGTGATGTGAACAGTGCTAATGTGTTATTAATGAGAGATTACCCTAATCAACAATGGCTAGCTAAGCTTGCTGACTTTGGTTGTGCTAGATTACAGCAATTAACTGCTAGTAGAGTTAGTTCTGGAGCTGCTGCTTATGCTGCTCCTGAGGTTAATGACCAGCGTCAGCACTCGACTAAACTGGACGTGTACAGTTATGGAGTTGTACTACTAGAAATGCTAACTAAGACATTTCCTTTCCAAAAGGTGGATAAGTTGTTAGAGACAGTAGGTAGACAGTTTCCACAACACCACCAGTTGATCAGTGAATGTGTTAGGCAACAACCAACTACCCGACCATCAATTGATAATGTTCTTGAGAGGTTGAATACACTACCTAGATAACTTCTCTGCAGAGTAGCATTGCTCCTTTTTTTGTAGAAAAGGAGAGTACAGTTTAAAACTGACTACACTCTTTATTACGGAAAATGTCTCAGAGCCGGTACACTGCAACTATTTATGACAATTGTGTTTTTGTTATTTCAGTAACTCATGTAGATAAAACTGCACCTGTGCAAGTACTGTAACCATAGATTAACCtctctagctatatattaaaataaaattactATCATTGTATATCTGGTTGGGTTGGGCTAATTATAAGCTAATCCTGTGC contains:
- the LOC136263732 gene encoding uncharacterized protein, with amino-acid sequence MTTEFSAGPRRYGEVTASQQQQQPKWAITLVDCDGYDSSNSEKSQAENTPVKIKVFKGSLVQEAGGIRSTRLATDKPQPLNYKDITNPTVWCTLYGDEVLPISEHQKELLLGVEDCVTRYLMINKLNWVKGLRTGRDVFVLMPDQTYCKAVVRYIGNVEEAVGIRFGLELLERKGEGCGHGMLWGHRYFKCAINCGMFVAMDQLADTRPLKRSDISRVKQLGDRVTCYDVDGLEVKGTVRWIGEDRTEQPVYGIEMDKIVDCSKFEANLKEMDHHLFTTASDHSKLFLPSYCVINEIANQYGTAPVEDDDKLERGIVESGIRRKRIQQSKQKLQLQDDAEIDETMLDPVRQRKILDDMKSGRKMTRSQSVAATEHAHPQPYSMSQSSSPHHTLDRGDSDPTNTHSYDRHNSYHSVHHLCQYDPPAEVIPSQHLTYYSSPSNSANIGYFPTASHDHQATSHVSSHLMMRSPSQQHYTLTDCETASNTTPAVNNTSSLDTVISVGDQVTSSYDDLPPESDGPAAVVIGSRVKYGDPPLYGVVQWIGRLNNDPMAGVELEEEVDWAGDGTFNGVLYFSSPKGKGVFVSLSGLQVDDRLTIPSTVEPVDIIEPGVREELAEVKGQLHQLQRQHVMLQDQFVTLQHQITSLYNMVVTSRMWLVSCDEIEIREEIDRGAWATLHRAKFRGATVAAKCLHSLISTPETRELFKKEMEMCLLCQHQNIVTFLGATLDDNPVMLMELMDVSLRKALTNNYIDNHHIFGVSIDVARALLFLHSWLPHPIIHGDVNSANVLLMRDYPNQQWLAKLADFGCARLQQLTASRVSSGAAAYAAPEVNDQRQHSTKLDVYSYGVVLLEMLTKTFPFQKVDKLLETVGRQFPQHHQLISECVRQQPTTRPSIDNVLERLNTLPR